A genomic window from Planococcus rifietoensis includes:
- a CDS encoding amidohydrolase, producing the protein MILEAIKKEIINHAGELVDIRRKLHSEPELSWEEYGTTEYVFNYLTELGIGCRKTEPTGVIGELVGAKPGKTVALRADMDALSVEELTSDLPYRSKEQGKMHACGHDAHTAMLLIAAKALVSVKDQLEGTVRFLFQPAEEVATGARAMVQQGAMEGVDNVFGMHIWSQSPTGMVSCTAGPSFASADIFNIRFTGRGGHGAMPQACIDASVMASSFVMNVQSIVSRTIDPQQPAVVTVGKMTVGTRFNVIAENALIEGTVRCFDPTVRDHIEKQLEVYARNTAELYGGTAELEYIRGTQAVVNEAESAQLARAVAAEAFGEDALYHEEPTMGGEDFSFFLDEAPGCFALVGAGNPEKDTEWAHHHGRFNIDEEALSTGAELYAQYAYSYLNKK; encoded by the coding sequence GTGATTCTTGAAGCGATCAAAAAAGAAATAATAAATCATGCCGGGGAACTGGTTGATATCCGAAGAAAATTGCATAGCGAACCAGAACTATCTTGGGAAGAGTATGGGACTACGGAGTACGTTTTTAACTATTTGACTGAACTTGGTATTGGATGCCGTAAAACCGAGCCGACCGGTGTCATTGGAGAGTTAGTTGGCGCAAAACCCGGAAAGACGGTGGCGCTGCGGGCAGACATGGATGCTTTGTCTGTCGAAGAGCTCACTTCGGATTTGCCGTACCGTTCCAAAGAACAAGGGAAAATGCACGCTTGTGGGCATGATGCCCATACAGCGATGTTGTTAATTGCCGCAAAAGCGCTCGTTTCGGTCAAAGACCAGCTCGAGGGTACGGTCAGGTTTTTGTTCCAGCCAGCAGAAGAAGTCGCAACAGGCGCACGGGCCATGGTCCAACAAGGCGCGATGGAAGGCGTCGATAATGTATTTGGCATGCACATTTGGTCACAAAGCCCGACCGGGATGGTATCTTGTACAGCAGGGCCATCATTCGCGTCTGCTGATATTTTCAATATCCGCTTCACTGGGCGCGGCGGGCATGGCGCCATGCCGCAAGCGTGCATCGATGCGTCGGTCATGGCGTCTTCGTTTGTCATGAATGTCCAGTCAATTGTCTCAAGAACAATAGACCCGCAGCAGCCGGCCGTTGTCACGGTTGGCAAAATGACGGTCGGCACACGCTTTAACGTCATCGCAGAAAATGCGCTTATTGAAGGCACGGTCCGCTGTTTCGACCCGACAGTGCGCGATCATATCGAAAAGCAGCTCGAAGTATATGCCAGAAACACTGCCGAGCTCTATGGGGGAACTGCTGAACTCGAATACATCCGGGGCACGCAGGCGGTCGTCAATGAAGCTGAAAGCGCACAGTTGGCCCGTGCAGTTGCAGCGGAAGCTTTCGGGGAAGATGCTTTGTACCATGAAGAGCCGACGATGGGCGGAGAAGATTTCTCATTCTTTTTGGACGAAGCACCAGGCTGTTTCGCATTGGTCGGAGCGGGGAATCCAGAAAAAGATACGGAGTGGGCGCATCATCACGGGCGTTTCAATATCGATGAAGAGGCACTTTCAACCGGTGCGGAATTGTATGCACAATACGCTTATTCATACTTGAATAAAAAATAA
- the thrB gene encoding homoserine kinase produces the protein MIGKEFSIAVPASTANLGPGFDSIGLALDLHLNIHVSPADSWQLVYKTPEYAHLSGVEDNLILQAAERTAAAYGKELPAAKLEIDTDIPLGRGLGSSASAIAAGIELANRLLDLRMSDQEKVQIGTEMEGHPDNISASLLGGLTISYYDEEQIETVHVEQVDIGVVLLIPQEIFLTEESRSLLPEQLQHAESVRGSAAANVLSAAMVGGDWEKAGKLMSKDTFHQPYRQNRFPDFKEIGEACQKLGAYGYAISGAGPSLFIPVRAGDEQRIAQALGQLFPHYESMAMKPARSGTKSHETVA, from the coding sequence ATGATCGGTAAAGAGTTTTCGATCGCAGTGCCCGCATCCACTGCCAATTTAGGCCCCGGATTCGATTCCATCGGCCTTGCCCTGGACCTCCATTTGAATATTCATGTGTCGCCTGCAGATTCCTGGCAGCTTGTTTATAAAACACCGGAGTACGCCCATTTGTCCGGTGTTGAAGATAATTTGATCCTGCAGGCGGCTGAACGCACAGCTGCCGCATATGGTAAAGAGTTGCCGGCAGCCAAATTAGAAATCGATACGGATATCCCGCTCGGGCGGGGGCTCGGCAGCAGCGCTTCAGCTATTGCAGCAGGCATTGAATTGGCCAATCGTTTGCTCGATTTGCGTATGTCCGACCAGGAAAAAGTGCAAATCGGTACCGAAATGGAAGGCCATCCGGATAATATCTCCGCTTCACTGCTCGGAGGGCTGACAATTTCCTATTATGACGAAGAGCAGATTGAAACTGTGCACGTTGAACAAGTCGATATCGGGGTCGTGCTATTGATCCCCCAGGAGATTTTCCTGACAGAAGAGTCCAGAAGCCTGTTACCCGAACAGCTTCAACATGCTGAAAGTGTGCGTGGAAGTGCCGCGGCCAATGTGCTTTCTGCAGCGATGGTGGGCGGCGATTGGGAAAAAGCCGGCAAGCTCATGAGCAAAGATACGTTCCATCAGCCGTATCGTCAAAATCGCTTCCCGGATTTTAAGGAAATCGGTGAAGCGTGCCAGAAGCTCGGCGCTTACGGATACGCAATCAGTGGAGCGGGCCCGTCCCTTTTCATCCCGGTCCGCGCAGGCGATGAACAACGCATCGCACAAGCGCTCGGCCAGCTATTCCCGCATTATGAAAGCATGGCAATGAAGCCGGCTCGTAGCGGCACCAAATCACATGAAACAGTAGCATAA
- a CDS encoding MGMT family protein: MQPFTKKAIEVMRNIPQGKVMSYGQVAHAAGSPRSARQVARILHSMSEKHNIPWHRIVNAKGEIALKDGEGRYTQKLLLEEEGLCFEEDGKVSLSRYQHFPVL; encoded by the coding sequence ATGCAGCCATTTACAAAGAAAGCGATCGAAGTCATGAGAAACATACCGCAAGGAAAAGTAATGTCATACGGACAAGTGGCTCATGCAGCCGGGAGCCCGCGTTCTGCACGCCAAGTCGCGAGGATTCTTCACAGCATGAGTGAAAAACACAATATCCCCTGGCACAGAATCGTCAATGCAAAAGGTGAAATCGCCCTCAAAGACGGGGAAGGGAGATACACCCAAAAACTGTTATTGGAAGAAGAGGGGCTTTGCTTTGAAGAGGATGGAAAAGTCTCTTTAAGTCGCTATCAACACTTTCCCGTACTGTAA
- a CDS encoding GNAT family N-acetyltransferase — protein sequence MYKLVSIQEHLKWQEILDALDIQDIYYTTQYFLSALKLDPGEAYLFYFQCADGEVAYPFIKRTVNEAMPHCFDIATPFGYGGPVLNIRSDSASLVEKFRKEFTEFCRKEQIIAEFIRFHPSRQNAEFFKGSMQLLPLYETYSINLKKWHSLSVMENNSSSEVDFRKLGTVRHMFEFLVLYYSNARRREEADSYYFFTNDYFEALVSTLGPNLHLFGAYIEEKLVSACYVLAMGKTIHFHLEGNLPEGHTHQADRELLAKVAEWGVENYYEEFHLGGSLDSDLGDAKREIANMSPSTFFIGKCIHEQQLYDRFISLDDEDIIRRYRNI from the coding sequence ATGTACAAGCTGGTTTCCATTCAAGAGCATCTCAAATGGCAGGAAATACTAGATGCCTTAGACATACAGGATATTTACTACACGACCCAATACTTTTTGAGTGCCCTTAAATTGGATCCTGGAGAAGCTTACCTCTTTTATTTTCAATGTGCAGACGGTGAAGTGGCGTATCCTTTCATCAAACGAACAGTCAACGAAGCGATGCCGCATTGTTTCGATATAGCAACGCCCTTTGGGTATGGCGGCCCGGTCTTGAATATCCGTTCCGATAGCGCATCGCTCGTAGAGAAATTCAGGAAAGAGTTCACCGAGTTCTGCAGGAAAGAACAGATCATCGCTGAATTCATCCGCTTTCATCCTTCCCGTCAGAATGCAGAATTCTTTAAAGGCTCCATGCAGTTATTGCCCTTATACGAGACATATTCGATTAATTTGAAAAAATGGCATAGCCTTTCCGTGATGGAGAACAACTCTTCATCTGAAGTGGATTTCCGGAAGTTAGGGACCGTCCGCCATATGTTCGAATTCCTGGTCCTTTATTATTCGAATGCCCGGAGACGGGAAGAAGCTGATAGCTATTATTTTTTCACCAACGATTACTTCGAAGCCTTAGTCAGTACACTTGGCCCCAATCTCCATCTGTTCGGGGCGTATATAGAAGAGAAATTAGTTTCCGCCTGCTATGTACTTGCGATGGGCAAGACCATACATTTCCACCTGGAAGGCAATTTGCCGGAAGGACACACCCATCAAGCGGATCGTGAACTGCTGGCTAAAGTAGCTGAATGGGGCGTGGAAAATTATTACGAAGAGTTTCATTTGGGAGGAAGCCTAGACAGTGATTTGGGCGATGCGAAACGGGAGATTGCCAATATGTCGCCATCCACTTTTTTCATCGGTAAATGCATTCACGAACAACAGCTGTATGATCGATTCATTTCTCTGGACGACGAAGACATTATCCGGCGCTACCGCAATATATGA
- a CDS encoding NAD-dependent succinate-semialdehyde dehydrogenase → MNGKHYINGEWTDKGNDSINVMNPATGEQVGTVPNGGESEATEAVEAAAAAFPSWSKTTAYERAELLMKWHDLLLEHKKEVGEILTKEMGKPLKEAIGEVEYSASFISWFAEEGKRVYGRTIPASKDGKRIQINKQPVGVVASITPWNFPAAMMARKMAPALAAGCTFVSKPAKMTPLTAVRMFELAEEAGFPKGVVNLVTGSASQIGKVFTSHPSVRKLTFTGSTEIGKELMKQGADTMLNLSLELGGHAPIIVLDDADIDKAVEGVMASKFRNAGQTCVCGNRIYVQEGIVDEFSEKLKQAAGQLKVGNGLEDGVDIGPLVDKDGYEKVERHVKDAVDKGAKVLVGGDGQTENDAYFYNPTVLVDATEDMLVMNEETFGPVAPIMSFKTDEEAVKLANDTRFGLASYFFTESMSRGTFVAENLEYGIVGWNDGLPSTAQAPFGGMKESGVGREGGQEGLDAFLETKYISIKL, encoded by the coding sequence ATGAACGGCAAACATTATATAAATGGCGAGTGGACGGATAAAGGCAACGATTCAATCAATGTCATGAATCCTGCAACCGGCGAACAAGTCGGCACAGTCCCCAATGGCGGCGAATCGGAAGCGACTGAAGCAGTCGAAGCTGCAGCTGCGGCATTTCCTTCCTGGTCGAAGACGACCGCCTATGAACGCGCAGAATTATTAATGAAATGGCATGATCTCCTATTGGAACATAAAAAAGAAGTCGGGGAAATCCTGACGAAGGAAATGGGCAAGCCGCTAAAAGAAGCGATCGGTGAAGTGGAATATTCCGCATCGTTCATTTCCTGGTTCGCGGAAGAAGGCAAACGCGTTTATGGCCGGACCATCCCTGCGAGTAAAGACGGCAAACGCATCCAAATCAACAAGCAGCCAGTAGGCGTTGTCGCGTCCATTACCCCTTGGAATTTCCCTGCAGCCATGATGGCACGAAAAATGGCGCCTGCCCTCGCAGCCGGCTGTACCTTCGTCTCGAAACCGGCGAAGATGACCCCGCTCACAGCCGTCCGCATGTTTGAGCTGGCTGAGGAAGCTGGATTCCCGAAAGGCGTCGTCAACCTGGTGACCGGCAGCGCCTCACAAATCGGCAAAGTGTTTACGAGCCATCCATCAGTCCGCAAATTAACTTTCACTGGCTCGACTGAAATCGGCAAGGAATTGATGAAACAAGGTGCTGATACGATGTTGAACCTGTCATTGGAACTTGGCGGACACGCGCCGATCATCGTGCTCGATGATGCAGATATCGACAAAGCGGTCGAAGGCGTCATGGCATCAAAATTCCGCAACGCTGGGCAAACTTGCGTATGCGGCAACCGCATTTACGTCCAAGAAGGAATCGTCGATGAATTTTCCGAGAAATTGAAGCAAGCAGCCGGCCAATTGAAAGTCGGCAATGGCCTCGAAGACGGAGTGGATATCGGCCCGCTCGTCGACAAAGATGGATATGAAAAAGTTGAGCGCCACGTAAAAGACGCCGTCGATAAAGGCGCAAAAGTATTGGTTGGGGGTGATGGCCAGACGGAAAACGATGCTTACTTCTACAACCCGACCGTTCTCGTTGATGCTACAGAAGATATGCTCGTCATGAACGAAGAAACCTTCGGGCCCGTTGCGCCGATCATGAGCTTTAAAACCGATGAAGAAGCGGTTAAGCTCGCAAACGACACACGCTTCGGCTTGGCTTCTTATTTCTTTACTGAAAGCATGTCGCGCGGAACGTTTGTCGCCGAGAACCTGGAATACGGCATTGTCGGCTGGAATGATGGCCTGCCTTCGACTGCACAAGCCCCATTCGGCGGAATGAAAGAAAGCGGCGTTGGGCGTGAAGGCGGACAGGAAGGCCTCGATGCATTCCTTGAAACCAAATACATCTCCATCAAATTGTGA
- a CDS encoding gamma-glutamyl-gamma-aminobutyrate hydrolase family protein, which produces MATENKPVIGITARVEEDQMYSLDPVYANAILQAGGLPLIVPIVDEEDIPLLCERLDGLIVTGGGDINPNIYGEEPHVRLGAVYPGSDKYEAELILNFLKLDKPFIGMCRGMQMFNVAFGGTVYQDLEAQYEGTLYQHKQMAMRTHRTHSVKLEEDSLLYEIMKEKEFHVNSFHHQGVKDVAEGLEVAARAADGLVEALQSPNHQFAMGIQWHPEEFALQGDEASRNIFSYFVKECLIDKKQNQ; this is translated from the coding sequence GTGGCTACAGAAAATAAACCGGTAATTGGTATTACGGCCCGCGTAGAAGAAGACCAAATGTATTCTTTGGATCCTGTCTACGCCAATGCCATCTTACAGGCAGGTGGATTGCCTTTGATTGTCCCGATTGTGGACGAAGAAGATATTCCACTTCTTTGTGAACGATTGGATGGATTGATCGTAACAGGCGGAGGGGACATCAACCCGAATATTTATGGGGAAGAGCCTCATGTCCGTTTGGGCGCCGTTTATCCAGGCAGTGATAAATATGAAGCAGAACTTATCTTGAATTTCCTTAAACTAGATAAACCGTTTATCGGAATGTGCCGGGGCATGCAAATGTTCAACGTGGCTTTCGGTGGTACCGTGTATCAGGACCTTGAAGCTCAATATGAAGGCACACTTTACCAGCACAAACAAATGGCAATGCGGACACACCGCACGCATTCCGTAAAATTGGAAGAAGACAGCTTATTATATGAAATCATGAAAGAAAAGGAATTCCACGTGAATTCTTTCCATCACCAAGGTGTTAAAGATGTCGCAGAGGGCTTAGAAGTAGCAGCTCGTGCGGCAGATGGACTTGTCGAAGCATTGCAGAGCCCAAATCATCAATTTGCGATGGGCATCCAATGGCATCCTGAAGAATTTGCGCTGCAAGGCGATGAAGCTTCTCGCAATATCTTCTCGTACTTCGTCAAAGAATGCTTGATCGACAAAAAACAAAATCAATAA
- a CDS encoding YveK family protein → MVKQLIGRRLLACISRNFVLVAGTTVSTVFAVWLVSVFIYEPEYMATSQVFVEPLTSETIHGEALAASDYQTLEAYQVLAKSPAVLSQVLENTASPYSMAELHDRIAINRPENSQVLNIVVSAGNKNEAATIANAIAFSLQEEVTHLLKVDNVSVILKAGTSHGALEENGSLSVLLSLAAVAGLVAGILLSVTFELLGIVRRYIQFSRKKSAHLQTVFK, encoded by the coding sequence ATGGTGAAACAATTAATTGGTCGCCGGCTTCTGGCGTGCATCAGCCGGAATTTTGTATTGGTAGCTGGCACGACGGTATCCACAGTCTTTGCCGTATGGCTGGTATCGGTCTTTATCTATGAGCCGGAATACATGGCTACAAGCCAAGTATTTGTCGAACCGCTAACATCCGAGACAATTCATGGAGAGGCTTTAGCCGCATCTGACTATCAAACGCTGGAAGCTTATCAGGTATTAGCGAAAAGTCCTGCTGTCCTATCCCAAGTTCTTGAAAACACAGCCAGCCCTTATTCAATGGCCGAGCTGCATGATCGTATTGCGATCAACCGGCCGGAAAACTCCCAAGTCCTGAATATTGTTGTCTCTGCAGGAAATAAGAATGAAGCTGCTACCATAGCGAACGCCATTGCTTTCAGCTTGCAAGAAGAAGTAACACATTTGTTGAAAGTCGATAATGTGAGCGTCATCTTAAAGGCCGGCACGTCCCACGGCGCGCTTGAAGAAAACGGCAGTCTGAGTGTCCTATTGTCTCTTGCAGCTGTTGCCGGGCTAGTCGCTGGAATTTTACTGAGCGTGACATTCGAGTTATTGGGTATTGTAAGACGCTATATTCAATTTAGCAGAAAGAAAAGCGCTCATTTACAAACCGTCTTCAAATAA
- a CDS encoding homoserine dehydrogenase gives MKNEISIGLLGFGTVGSGVAKIIQQHQEDLQHKLGAKVAIRKVLVRDAGKDRISDLDPNVFTTDIEEILNDSSLDIIVEVMGGIEGARAAMEQALKSGKQVVTANKDVMAEYGHDLLKLADAEKCDLFYEASVAGGIPIIRTLEDGLASDRISSMMGIVNGTTNFILTKMKQEKKSYEDALAEATELGFAEADPTADVGGLDAARKMVILSSLAYSTEVKLDDVNIRGMDTIKDGDVEMGESLGYTMKMVGSSTKDEDGIDVSVEPIFLANSHPLASVNNEFNAVYIYGDAVGETMLYGPGAGSLPTATSVVSDIIAACRNLLLGVNGKREHAAQHERVIKPADKSCSKYFHRLLVDDVVGVLSKVSAIYSNHGASIQSIVQNPGTNETEGKAELILKTHEISRQQHLDVLKELEGMASLISHYRIEGEDAA, from the coding sequence ATGAAAAATGAAATTTCAATCGGATTATTAGGTTTCGGGACAGTAGGGAGCGGCGTGGCGAAGATCATCCAGCAACACCAGGAAGATCTGCAGCACAAACTCGGCGCAAAAGTCGCGATCCGGAAAGTGTTGGTGCGTGATGCCGGGAAAGACCGGATATCGGACCTCGATCCGAATGTCTTCACGACAGACATTGAAGAAATCTTGAATGATTCTTCCCTCGACATAATTGTAGAAGTGATGGGCGGCATCGAAGGCGCCAGAGCGGCAATGGAACAAGCGCTGAAGTCAGGCAAGCAAGTTGTCACTGCCAATAAGGACGTCATGGCAGAATATGGGCATGATTTATTGAAACTGGCAGATGCCGAGAAATGTGATCTCTTCTATGAGGCGAGTGTAGCCGGGGGCATCCCGATCATCCGTACGCTAGAAGATGGGCTGGCTTCCGACCGCATCTCAAGCATGATGGGCATCGTCAACGGAACAACGAACTTCATCTTAACGAAAATGAAGCAGGAAAAGAAAAGTTACGAAGATGCACTTGCGGAAGCAACTGAACTCGGCTTTGCGGAAGCTGACCCGACAGCGGATGTCGGTGGGCTCGATGCAGCACGCAAAATGGTCATTTTATCATCGCTTGCCTATTCGACAGAAGTGAAATTGGATGATGTCAATATCCGCGGCATGGATACCATCAAGGATGGCGACGTGGAGATGGGCGAGAGCTTGGGCTATACGATGAAAATGGTCGGCTCTTCGACAAAAGATGAAGACGGCATCGACGTTTCGGTTGAACCGATTTTCCTGGCGAACAGCCATCCTCTAGCTTCGGTCAATAACGAATTCAACGCCGTTTATATCTACGGGGATGCAGTTGGGGAAACGATGCTTTATGGCCCAGGAGCAGGTTCATTGCCGACAGCGACATCCGTCGTATCCGATATCATCGCAGCATGCAGAAACTTACTTCTCGGCGTAAACGGAAAGCGTGAACACGCTGCACAGCACGAACGGGTGATCAAACCTGCAGATAAAAGCTGTTCAAAATACTTCCATCGTTTGCTGGTGGATGATGTCGTCGGTGTATTGTCTAAAGTGAGCGCCATCTACAGCAACCACGGAGCAAGTATCCAATCGATCGTACAGAATCCAGGAACAAATGAAACCGAAGGAAAAGCGGAGCTCATTTTAAAAACACATGAAATCTCACGCCAGCAGCATTTGGATGTCTTGAAAGAACTTGAAGGAATGGCAAGCCTGATCAGCCATTACCGCATTGAAGGGGAGGATGCAGCATGA
- a CDS encoding Zn-dependent hydrolase, which produces MGNSTLYEDLIKGYDKQLDHSGVSGERLAKRLHALSEIGYTEPGGIKRPGLSGEEKQAKQLVKSWMQEAGLSVREDGAGNVFGSLPGQSDGPVIASGSHVDSVPNGGNFDGPLGVLSALEVVEAWKSVGFVPEKPYEVVIFTDEEGSRFNSGLTGSRAMTGDISEQEMKQLRDYNGEGLEQVLNSYGSSLDGFRKSVRDLSELELFAEVHIEQGKKLEQENQPVGIVSGIAGPAWMEVKFSGQAGHAGNTPMIGRTDSLVAAGEFVSRLPELPRAISETAVATVGKLDVSPNGINVIPEQVVLHVDARDIYKEPRDQLVERIRSLAEEVADKHGVTVSLQQNTSITPVPIAEELQQEISGILKEQGIEPVRIPSGAGHDAMIVGRHIPVAMLFVRSKDGISHNPKEWSSLADCVHGVHALKAFIESRMSKA; this is translated from the coding sequence ATGGGAAATAGCACATTATACGAAGACTTGATCAAGGGATACGATAAACAATTGGACCATTCAGGAGTCAGCGGGGAACGCCTCGCAAAACGCTTGCATGCCTTGTCGGAAATCGGCTATACCGAACCAGGCGGAATCAAACGGCCGGGGTTATCCGGTGAAGAAAAACAAGCCAAGCAATTGGTCAAATCCTGGATGCAAGAGGCTGGGCTTAGCGTGAGAGAAGACGGTGCCGGAAATGTTTTCGGTTCTTTACCGGGGCAGTCGGATGGCCCTGTTATCGCGTCGGGGTCCCATGTCGATAGCGTACCGAATGGCGGCAATTTTGACGGGCCGCTCGGCGTGCTATCTGCGCTTGAAGTGGTTGAAGCTTGGAAGTCAGTCGGCTTTGTTCCTGAAAAACCCTATGAAGTAGTAATTTTCACCGATGAGGAAGGCTCGAGATTCAATAGCGGCCTGACCGGGAGCCGCGCGATGACGGGGGACATTTCTGAACAAGAGATGAAGCAGTTGCGGGATTACAACGGGGAAGGCTTGGAACAAGTTCTAAATTCTTACGGCAGCTCTCTGGATGGATTCCGCAAGTCGGTTAGGGATTTATCGGAGCTGGAATTGTTCGCAGAAGTGCATATTGAGCAAGGCAAAAAACTGGAGCAAGAAAATCAGCCGGTTGGCATCGTCAGCGGAATCGCTGGCCCGGCCTGGATGGAAGTGAAATTTTCAGGTCAGGCAGGACATGCCGGCAATACGCCGATGATCGGCAGAACGGATAGTTTGGTCGCAGCTGGCGAATTTGTCAGCCGCTTGCCTGAACTTCCCCGAGCGATCAGTGAGACGGCGGTGGCGACGGTCGGCAAGCTGGACGTATCGCCAAATGGCATTAATGTTATTCCTGAGCAAGTCGTGTTGCATGTCGATGCGCGTGACATCTATAAAGAACCGCGCGACCAACTCGTGGAGCGCATTCGGAGCCTGGCAGAAGAAGTAGCTGACAAGCACGGGGTTACTGTTTCACTCCAGCAAAATACGAGCATCACGCCTGTGCCAATCGCAGAGGAACTGCAGCAGGAAATTTCGGGAATACTGAAAGAACAAGGAATCGAGCCGGTGCGAATCCCTAGTGGTGCAGGCCATGACGCCATGATTGTCGGGCGCCATATTCCCGTTGCGATGCTGTTTGTGCGCAGCAAAGACGGCATTAGCCACAATCCAAAAGAATGGTCGTCCTTAGCGGATTGTGTACATGGGGTTCATGCTTTGAAAGCGTTCATCGAATCGAGAATGTCAAAAGCATAA
- the thrC gene encoding threonine synthase has translation MRWPGLIEQYKEWLPVTEATPQLTLQEGNTPLIHLEKLSADWGIEVYAKIEGANPTGSFKDRGMVMAVAKAKEEGKSVLVCASTGNTSASAAAYGARAGMRTIVVIPEGRIALGKLAQAKMYGAEILEIKGNFDEALEMVREIGKSPGIALVNSVNPYRLEGQKTIAFEVIEQLGKVPDLFALPVGNAGNISAAWKGFTEYAERTGEKRPELLGVQAEGASPIVQNKVVEQPETVATAIRIGNPASWQLALNALDESKGTILARSDDKILEAYQLLAKTEGVFAEPASCASIAGLKKQVEDGQIKKGSTVVCVLTGNGLKDPATAIEVSKQDGMLEAANMEQFWEELKKEVKV, from the coding sequence ATGAGATGGCCTGGACTGATCGAACAATACAAAGAGTGGCTGCCGGTGACGGAAGCTACGCCTCAACTAACTTTGCAAGAAGGCAATACACCGCTGATCCATCTCGAAAAGCTATCTGCTGATTGGGGCATCGAGGTTTACGCCAAAATCGAAGGCGCCAATCCTACCGGTTCTTTTAAAGATCGCGGCATGGTCATGGCAGTCGCTAAAGCGAAGGAAGAAGGCAAGAGCGTCCTCGTTTGTGCATCCACAGGAAACACATCGGCATCGGCCGCTGCATACGGCGCAAGAGCGGGCATGCGGACAATTGTCGTCATTCCGGAAGGCCGCATCGCGCTTGGCAAGTTGGCTCAGGCAAAAATGTACGGTGCAGAAATTTTGGAGATCAAAGGCAATTTTGACGAAGCGCTGGAAATGGTCCGTGAAATCGGCAAATCCCCAGGCATCGCACTCGTCAACTCAGTTAACCCGTATCGCCTCGAGGGCCAGAAGACAATCGCTTTCGAAGTGATCGAGCAACTCGGGAAAGTGCCGGACCTATTCGCGCTTCCTGTTGGCAATGCCGGTAATATTTCAGCCGCTTGGAAAGGCTTCACTGAATACGCCGAACGTACTGGCGAAAAACGGCCTGAACTGCTCGGTGTCCAGGCGGAAGGCGCTTCGCCGATCGTCCAGAACAAAGTGGTGGAACAGCCTGAAACTGTCGCGACGGCAATCCGCATCGGCAACCCGGCAAGCTGGCAATTGGCACTGAACGCACTCGACGAATCAAAAGGTACGATCTTGGCGAGAAGTGATGATAAAATCCTCGAAGCTTACCAGTTGCTCGCTAAGACAGAAGGCGTCTTTGCGGAACCGGCATCCTGCGCATCAATCGCGGGCCTCAAAAAACAAGTCGAAGACGGCCAAATCAAAAAAGGATCAACCGTCGTCTGTGTACTGACAGGAAATGGCCTGAAAGATCCGGCGACAGCAATCGAAGTCAGCAAACAAGACGGCATGCTCGAAGCCGCAAACATGGAACAGTTTTGGGAGGAGTTAAAAAAGGAGGTCAAAGTATGA
- a CDS encoding MarR family transcriptional regulator → MKAVENNASNNARPFSEEKILKECRHYFSSETARTAEIAERFMEYFIRNASSEGVLFKTIKEITHDLNISHQTLTKVLKRLEEEEIIYRRNGIIGLWQE, encoded by the coding sequence GTGAAAGCAGTTGAGAACAATGCTTCCAATAATGCGCGCCCATTTTCTGAAGAAAAAATCCTGAAGGAATGCCGCCATTATTTTTCATCGGAAACTGCTCGAACAGCAGAAATCGCTGAAAGATTTATGGAATATTTCATCAGAAATGCCTCGTCTGAAGGCGTGCTTTTCAAGACGATTAAAGAAATTACACACGACTTGAATATTTCTCACCAAACCTTGACCAAAGTACTCAAACGGCTCGAGGAAGAAGAGATTATCTATAGAAGAAACGGCATCATCGGTTTGTGGCAGGAATAA